GGCCGAATGGGGTTGGAAGAGCAGAAAGGGGGTGGGTTctgcaaagagaaaacagaaagtagagAATTGCGATGTAAACAgatccactccccaccccctgaaAACACATAGGACAGTGGCCCCACATCTCCCTCTCTGACCCCTGCAGACAGGGCGAGTGGATAAGAACTACCCACTGGTCACTGGGCACACTGCCCCTGTGCTGGACATCGACTGGTGCCCACACAATGACAACGTCATCGCCAGTGCCTCAGACGACACCACCATCATGGTAGGAGCCAGGTGGATGCTGCTGGGCTGTTGGgcaggggaagcagggagggctGCCTCACCTGTGCTGCGGAAGGTGGTGAGGGAGGTGCTGAGTTCCAGGGCCCTGCCCTGTCCAGCTCCCAGGCTATTTTTAGCTACATGCCCACCCCCGACCAGGATGAACTGCTTAGGACTAATTTTAGCCATGACTACCTTGGGGCCTGAAGAGCAGGGGGGCAGTGCTCTGAAGTCTCCCTGCTCGTGTGAGTAGGGAGGTCTCTGGAAAGCTGACAGTGCCACCTCCTGGCTCCCAGCTGCTTCTGCCCCATGTGGGCACCATCCCATCTTGTCCTGCACTTGAccctggggaaggggggtgggggaagtaaGGGAAGAGCAGAGAGACGAAGTGGGCTCCTCATCCCACCTACCCTATGCCTTTTCCTTCTATCTAGGTGTGGCAGATTCCAGACTATACCCCTATGCGCAACATTACAGAACCCATCCTCACACTCGAGGGCCACTCCAAACGTGTGGGCATCCTCTCCTGGCACCCCACTGCCCGGAATGTCCTGCTCAGTGCAGGTCTGGGGGCCTAGGGAGGGGTCCCTACCATAGATTGGGGGATGTGGGGAGTGGCAAAGGCAGGGCCAGGTGACAGTGCCTGGCCATTCTGGGCAGGTGGTGACAATGTGATCATCATCTGGAACGTGGGCACTGGGGAGGTGCTTCTGAGTCTAGACGACATACACCCGGACGTCATCCACAGCGTGTGCTGGAACAGCAACGGGAGGCTGCTAGCCACCACCTGCAAGGACAAGACCCTGCGCATCATCGACCCCCGCAAGGGCCAGGTGGTGGCGGTGAGTGCCTAGCCTGGCCACGTCCCAACCCCTGCTCCAGGAAGCAGCTGTCAGGCCTCTGTACCCACAACCCCCTGAGACCCTCGTCCCAGctctcacctcctccacctcAACCCCAGACACTAGCCCTGCCCCGCCGTGTCTGCAACCACAACCCCTGCCCTAAGTAAGCCCCCAGCCCGCAATTCTCAGCCCCGCTCctgttccctcccctcccctgcatctCAGAAGCTCAGAGGAGGGCTGCTCGATTTGTGACTGAGGAGGGGAGAAGCTGCAAACTCTACCCTCCCACCAGACCTGCATGAACCGAACCTGCGCCCCCGGACCCCCCTCCTCCCAACCGGCACCCAGCGCCATCTTCCGGCGCCTGGGCCTGACACTGGCTCGCGGGCAGGCCCCTTTCCAACCTAGTTGACCCTCTGGGCGGGGGACTGGAGGCAACCCTCGCGCGTTGTTTGCCCCAGCTGGGCGCCCTGGGAGGGCGGCGGCACCTGCCTCACCAGCCTCAACCTAAGGCGGGGCGCTGGATGCGCGGGGCACGTGTACGTCTGCGCGGAGTGCGCGCGGcaggagcggggcggggcggcgggcaCTCTAACCCACTAACCCCGCGAGCAGGAGCGAGCCCGGCCTCACGAGGGCGCCCGCCCGCTGCGGGCCGTCTTCACCGCAGACGGGAAGCTACTCAGCACCGGCTTCAGCAGGATGAGTGAGCGGCAACTCGCGCTCTGGGACCCGGTAGGCCAGGCCGCGCCGGGCGCACGCGCTCGCTCCTTCGCTGGGTCAGCCGGGAGCGCTCTCCCAGACCGTGGCCCGCGCCCAAGATAGCTGAAGCGGAGCGGGGAGCTTCCGTCTGGGAAGCGCCTCTCTGCTCCCTTGGGAAGCCCGCAGGCATCCCCTGCTCTGAGGGCGCTTAAGGGCTCAGAATctgcagagagaggcccgcgcccCGCGCTCTCCAGGCCTGGGGCCAGCCAGGAGACGCCAGGAAACTGAATATTTAGGACCCTTTTTGTCTCCGCCCCCCACACCCAAGTCAGCAAGTTGGTTGCCCGGCCCTCCAGGCTCCCCAGGGCAGGCAGCTGGGTGACGCCTCtccctgtctccccctccccccaggagaGGTTTGCGGCCCACGAGGGAATGAGGCCCATGCGGGCCGTCTTCACGCGCCAGGGTCATATCTTCACCACGGGCTTCACCCGCATGAGCCAGCGAGAGCTGGGCCTGTGGGACCCGGTAACGCGGCTGGACGCTTGGGGTGTGTGCCCCGGGGACTGGCATCACGGGAGAGGGGCCGGCGCCCCCCACCCGCAGGGCATGCCCACCTGGACAGGGCTGGAGGCTGCTGCCCTCTTTGCAGCGCCTGCCATCCTCACACCCACCCCTCTGCCCAGTTTTGCTGCGTCGCCTGAAGGAGCCCACGCTGGCGCCCCCGCCTGGTGATGCCGAGTCCCTGGGGGTGGTTTGCGGTGACTGCATGCGGCGGCGCAGGGGGTATAGGTGCGGGGGACCGAGAGTGGTGTCCAGGGGTGGGGTCTGCAGCTCTCCTCACCAGAGTTGCCTTGGGAATGCGTGAGCTTTGGGGAGGGCACGAAGCGTACAGGAGCTTCAGGGGATCCAGAGTGGCACGGCGGGCGGGACAGGGCTGGTCACGCCTCCTGTGCTCGGGCAGAACAACTTCGAGGAGCCAGTGGCACTGCAGGAGATGGACACAAGCAACGGGGTCCTACTGCCCTTCTACGATCCCGACTCCAGCATCGTCTACCTGTGTGGCAAGGTGCTCGCAGccgggaggggagaagagggggcTGGACCGAGATATAGGGGGCCCGCCCAGCATATCTCCGAACCGACTGGTTTTGCAGGGCGACAGCAGCATTCGGTACTTTGAGATTACCGAGGAACCACCTTTCGTGCATTACCTGAACACGTTCAGCAGCAAGGAGCCGCAGAGGGGCATGGGCTTCATGCCCAAGCGGGGACTGGATGTCAGCAAGTGCGAGATTGCACGGTCAGCAGCCTTGCCCTTCCCGCTCACCTGCTTCTGTTCCCACGTCCCATCCGGGAAGACTCGGGGGCTTCCCCAATAGTGTAGTCTCTGGAAAATAGTGGGTTTTCGGGGGTGGGGCTTGTTTCCAGTGCCAGCCCCAACGCTACAGGCTTGAcattctctgaacttcagtttcttcatctcttaaTGATGATAAACACCCCATCAGAGGGTGTTTAAAGTGCAATGCATGGTAGGCGCTCAGCAAGTGTTGGCCTCTAACCCCTTGGTCCCCGGCAAAAGTTAAGGGAGTGGGAGCCTGAGCGTGTGCCGATCCCCGCTCCCTTATAGGTTCTACAAGTTGCATGAAAGAAAGTGTGAACCCATCATCATGACTGTGCCCCGCAAGGTGAGTGGCCGGGAGAGGGGTTGGGCAGGGCTCCGAGGCGGAAAGGAGCGGAGCAGGCCTGGCACCCTGCTCGTTCTCGTGTCCTCCTACCCCTGCAGTCAGACCTGTTCCAAGACGACCTTTACCCAGATACGCCGGGCCCCGAACCGGCCCTAGAAGCGGATGAATGGCTATCCGGCCAGGACGCCGAACCCGTGCTCATCTCGTTGAGGGACGGTTACATGCCCCCCAAGCACCGCGAACTGCGGGTCACCAAGCGCAACATCCTGGACGTGCGCCCGCCCCCCGGGCCCCGCCGCAGCCAGTCAGCCAGCGACGCCCCCTTGTCGGTAAGGTCCCGCCCTGCTCCACCCAGGCCCAATCTTCACATCCCCCTACCGCCCCCGCCCAACGCCGCCTCTTCCGTCCTCTGCGTCCAACAGCAGCACACCCTGGAGACGCTGCTGGAGGAGATCAAGGCCCTGCGCGAGCAGGTGCAGGCCCAGGAGCAGCGCATCACGTCTTTGGAGAACATGCTGTGCGAGCTGGTGGACGGCACGGACTAGCGCAGCGCGCCGGGGAAGCTCCAAGCCAGGAGGGCAAAGTGGGGCGGAGCGCAAGCACTCCCGCGCCGCCCCGGCTTTGGGTCCTCCGGACCCCGCCTCTCTGGGCCTGGGCCGGGACTGGGGAGGGAACTCCGCCCCTCGCGGGAGTCCTGGACAAATGAAGCGTTGCGGACACTCGCGTCCGTCTGGCGCCTACCGGGCTGTGTGCCTCGTACAGGACTCAGCAGGAGCTGGCCTTGGAAGGCCCAGGGTGACGGGGGCCTCAACAATGGTGCTGCACGGCAGGCAGTGTCCCCTTTGTTTCCCTTCCCGCCCAGGGCAGGGAAAGTGCTTAGTATTAGCGCAATGCTTGGGGATGTTGGGGAGCTTGGGCTTGACCTCAAAGGGGTAGCGATTCGACGGGTCTCCCCAGACTGGCTGGGGAAAATTACAACGCTTCTCCCTCTAAACAGCTCACTTGACTCCACCACCCTGAGTGGTAAACTGAACGGGCGTCACCCCAGTTCTACGGCCATACACAAACGTTGGCTGTACAGCCAGACCCAGGGGCTACACCCAGCAGTCTATGGCAGAgggctctcttccttctctccatctgcaGGGGAGAGGACGGCTTCCTCGCGGCACTCCCGCAGGAGAACCAACCAGAGAACTGGCATGAGGAAGCAGGTTCACACCTCCCCGCTCccagacacacaccacacagacacagacacacacagacacacacactgccctcagccctctgttgtggccttgaCCCTAGGAGGAAAACAAGACGTACTGAATGAAACATTTTACCAAGTGCTCAGTCTGTGCCTCCTGCATGCGTGGGGATGCTAGACCCCCAGCCTCTGTAAATGCCACCACCAGACTCCTGGGGGCCCTGACAAACGCAACGCTCGGCTCAGGACCCACCAGACATCCTCTTACTTCAGAGCCCTCCACACACTGAGGTTCAGAAGGAACCCTCAACCCGCAGATAGGCGTTCTTCCCCAGTAAAGGCAGGTAGGAAAAGCCTCGGGTTTGAAGCCTCTTTTATTTGTGCCTCAGAATCAGTCTGGTGCCCCTGGCATCAGGGAAGAGGGTGAGAGGAACAGCTTCcctttgttgttttcttccatcGCTTTTGTGTCCCTTCTGAGCCTCACTGGCTGAGCCAGGAAGGCCAGTCCGAGAGAACCCAGACAAGGGTGTGCAGTGGGCCCCTGCCCCTGGCGGGGTCTGTGCTTCtctgggtggtggggtggggcaggggagagccGGGGGTTAGCACCATTGGATGAAGGGTTTCGGAGTCAGCCCCTGGGTGGGGGGAAAGTAGGATGCACAACCACAGAGGGCTAGCAGCAGCTGGTGGGAagggatggatggtggtgccaGGGCCCTGGGCGACCCCTGTGTCCAGTCTGGTGTTTGCCCCACTCCCACTATGTCCCCCCATTCGCCAAGACACCACGAGGGAGCCAGGCCTTGCCCAGACCTGGGGCCACCTTGGGCACCCTCCCTGATCACAAAATCGTGCCTTGGGGATGGGGACTCCAACCTCTGGTTACCCAAAGAGAAGCTGGGACCACCCTGAGACCCGGGAGGGgtgtgggggctgggggagccggGCACCCCGCTAAGTGCACTTGACGCTGAAAtgccggggtgggggaggagctgggcccTTGACGTGCTGGTTTGTGTCTAGGacgaagcagccacacagcacgtGGGGAGCTCAGCTGCCCCCCGGGGTGAAGAGCGGAGATGCAAAGGCTTCACGGGCAGTGTCCTGGAGTGGGGTCAGTGAGCAGAAAGGAGGACCGGCCAGAAGGAGCAAGGGATGGAGACAGTGCTCCTCTAAGGACCGTCTCCCCTTCAAACGGCCTGGCTCCGCCCTTGGACCGGTCAGAGCccaggggagtggggtggggtcagGATACAGCAAAGCAGGGGAGCCGGGCCGTGCCAGCTGCCTCCAGGAAGGTACCCCACGGCCGGGCCGAACCCCTCCCCATCTGGTGCCGGGTGCGCCGCTACGCCCCCGAGGCGGCGGTTCAGGTCTCCAGACTCAGCTCGGAGAGCGCGCAGGAGGGGCGACTCTCGCTCCGGGGCAGGCCCGGCGGGGCGTGGCCAAGGGGCCCGGCAGTGGGCGCTACTGCTCAGTCAGAGAGAGCCGCAGGATgcgctccagctcctcctcctcctggcgcGCGCGCCGCCGCCGCTCCTCCTGCTCCTGCGCAGACAGCTCCATGGCCAGTCGCAGCTGCTCATCGTAGCTCCGGAACACGTGGCCGCCTTGGCCTGGGCGCGGGCTGGGCCGAGGGCTGGGGACCGACGCCAGGCCCGCGGGGGTTGTGGACTGGCGCTGCGGCGTGGGCGGAGCGCTCCTGGAGGCAGGTAAGATACGTCGAGGGCTCCGGGCGCATCTGCCCGTATGCAGGGCGGAAGACGGTGTGGAGGCCCCGGGACAAGGCAGGCCTCAACACCCTCCAGTGGAGGCGATGAGTCCCGCGTCACCTCCCTGGCTCCCTCCCACCCGGTAGGAGCTGATCCCAGCTCCTACGCAGCCCATCCTCCCAGTCTTCTAGAACCCCAGCCCTGACATTCTGTCTGGCGAGGGTCTGTGAAGGCTCTAAGGCCGCGTTTGGAGTACTGCTCACCCACCCCTGAGTCAGGAACGGGTGGTGGTGGAAGACGCCATCTTGAAACCAGTAGGGTCCCTGATGACGGTACCACGGTTCCTCTGGGCCAAGAGGGGTGCTCATGCGGCAGTGTCCATACGCACCGTGACAGGGCCCTGGTGTTCTCTGTGCACGTGTATGGGAGGTGGGGGAATAGGCGTCTCCAAACCCTCTCAGGACGGGCGGGCACTGACCTGTCCTGTCGGCGACCCTCGTAGGACATGGGGTGAGTGCCCGGTTTGCTGTTGGTTAGTGCCTCCCAGATGGTGACCTGGGTGGAGGCGGGGGTGAGCCAGTTAGCTGTGGCGGCACCGCAGTCCAGTGGCCCCGTGCGGCCGCGGGGACGCACCTGGTCATACTCACTGCCCGCCTCAAGCAGGCTCTGCTGGATGGCGAACTGCAGCAGGTCGTCATCGTCGTCGCGGGTGGCGGCCTCTCGCTGGCCGCCCAGCACGCTGTAGCCGCGTGGGGCCTCGAACAACGCGGGGGAGATCTCGCAGCCGCGGCACGAGGCTGGGGGCGCCGGGCTGTGGGTCAGAGTGGACCAGACCTCCCCTCCCGGCCACTCCCGGGGAAGTGCTCggtggggaggggaagtgagGGCGGGCTCAGGGCGGGACAGGGTCTCACTCGTGGAACTGGAGCTGCTGACACTGGAGGAGTCACTGCCTGGGGAAGGGGTCTCGCTGCTGGGGCTGCCTCGCACCAACGGCACCGGCTCATCGCAGCCATTGAGGTTCCCGAAGGTGATGCGGGCGTTGAGGATGTGGAAAATCGGGATTTCTGAGGATGCAGAAACTATCAGGCGCCACCACCCACTCCCTCACACCTTAGTACCCACTCTTTACCTCCTCTAAGCCCCATCCTCCCAATAGCTGCTCAAGGGAAATGGGGGTGGAGCCTCACCAATCTTGACAGGGAATCCCGGAGGCAGGCGCAGGGTAATGAAATCCCGGAGCTTGGCGAAAAGTGCATTGCTGACGGCCATGAGGTCAATGATGGGGGCCACCTGCTCACACAGGGACAGGGGATGCTCCTCACACAGCCACAGCTTGGCCTTGAACCTGCGCCCCAGATCCCAAGGGGAGAGGGACATTGTAGAAACCAtggcctcccagccctgcccacccttcCCCAGCACCACCATGGGGCCTCACTTCTGTGTCTTGGTGGTCAGTTCCATGGGTCGGCCCATGTCACGGTTGCCAAGCTCAAAGTTGGGATTGAAGTACTCTTCTGCGGTGATGGCAGTGGGGTTGGCTTGGCTCAGAGTCTGAGTGATCAGGGTCTGTACCACACAGGGAGGGGCTTATGAGCCCTTCTCAGTCCCTGAGACCAGGCCAGCCACTTGGTATTACAAGCCCCGGATCTGTCCCCCCGCCACTGTGGAGATGACAGGGCCTTGGGAATTGTGGAAAGAAAGGAAGTCCCCACAGGGTGCCTCCCAGACCTCCTCCTGATCCCCATCCACACCCTTCCACAGAGGGGCACCCCTTGCACACACTCACCCCATTTTGGGGGCCCCCATGCTGCTCAGCAATTCCCAGGAAGGACTGCAGAGGTGTCTTACAGCCTGAAAGAAATATGGCATTTCAGAGGACACTGCAGTCCTCAGAAGTGACAGCACCCAAGACCCAGGGAGGAGGCTGgtccctggggggagggaggattgCTCACCCACACCACACACCCAGGCACCTTCACCTGAAGGTGATTGAGGACTccaaggggcaggggcaggaccaCCATAAGCACAGCTGGAATAAAAGTAGGCCTGGGGCTCAGGAGAAACTTCCAAAAGTGTTTTGgggtatgcatgtgtatgtgttttccttCAGGTGCTTCCATGTTAACTTCCTTTTGTTCTCATGAGAGGTGGGAATTATGTCTATCCACTTTAGACAGACTAACTGGTGCCCAGAGAGTCAGTTGTAGTATCAGTGGGCACAGAGAATCAGTGGCAGGGCCCCTGTCCTTCTGCCTAGGGTATGTCCCACTAGACTAGAATGGCCAACAAACAGCGTACATGACattcccccctgcccccaaatcCAATGCAGATATTAGTAATCAATTGTAGCATTCCTTCCCATTGAGCCCAAATGTTGCCTTAGAATCTTAACAGCACTCTAGGCAACCACTACCAATCACTAGGATTTGGCACTTGAATTGAAACCTATTTGCCTGAATAAACTATCCTGGCTCTTGCTAGGATGTCAGAGGAAATACTGATGGAGGTGCTTGAGTGGGGCTGgttcctccccccctcccccatccacctcTGCCTCATTACCTTTGACCTTGCCCTTGTGCTGTTCTGAAAGATGCTCTGTCCGTGTCCGGGTGATGAGCTCCACATTGGATGCCCCATATACCTGGGGACAGATGAGGAAAGGACTCACAGACAGCTTTGGTACCCCTACCCTGCCCCTAAGGGCATTATGAACACTTCCTACAAGGAACGGTCAGGGGAGGGGGGTGCTGTCAGTTCCAATCTCCAGGCCTTTGGGCAGGTAATTATATtaacttattcattcagttctcttattcattcaacaaacattttgtgAGGAGCCTTTATAAGCCAGGCACTGAGGCAGCCGTcagggatacagtggtgaacaagcaTGGCCAGACACTATCCTTGCCCTCTTGAGGCTCACAATCAAGAAAACAATGGACAGTAATAACATAGTGTGATACATGCTCTAATGGGGAGAGCACAGGACTGTGGGAACAAAAAAACAGAGGCCATAATCCAGCCTACGaaccagggaaggcttccaggaggaaacAGCAATGACACAGAATCTTGCATTGGTTAGACCCTTCACCACATGGCCCCACATGGGTGATATGGGGGTCCCAGAGTGACTGCTGGGGGTCCCCCACAACAGTCTTCTTAGGGGTAAAGgcctggctttggagtcagccagCTGGGTCTGAAGCTTGGCTCTGGGCAACCTTGTACTGGCCACTTAGTCACTCCAAGCCCCTGCTTCCTCATCATAAAATGGGCCAGTAccctacttcatagagttgttgtgaagattaaatgggaaACTGTGGAAAGGGCTCGAtaaacatctgtaaaatgggaattataatagCATCTACCCGAAAGggttgtcgtgaggattaaatgagtgtgtgtgtgtgtgagacatacacacatatatacatagacgtgtgtgcatgtgtacatagacacacatacatacatacaagtacatacatttaaaatgtcagaACAGAGCCTTGAGCATGAACATAATATtcggtgctcaataaatgccggCCATTCTCATCAGTTGCCTCTTAGTCTCATGACCTTGCCTCCACGCTGCACTGCCTCTGCACCTCCAAGGCCGAGAAAGCATGGTCAGGAAACCCCTGCCCAGCTCGCTGTAGGCAAGAGTGTGGTGGGGCTGGCACCCGGGAGCTATGACCTCACCTTGGCTTCATACCCATTCACCATCTCGGTCTTCTCGCTGCGCCAGCCCAGGATGCCGGTCTTGTTCCTAGGGCAGCAGAGTGGTCTCGGTGAGGGTGCATCCACCAGGCTGGCTCCAGGCTTCCGAGGCCATGCCCACTTACCTCTCAAAGGAGATGTTCTTGGTGTCGAGCTGCGTGGTGACGACGGGTGCGGTGAGCCGGCTCAGCACCTGCTCCTCGGTGGGCTGGGCAGCAGCCAGCAGTAGCTCACGGTCCTGCCCGGCCAGAGCCAGGGTCTCTGTGTACACCACCCGGCGGTCGTGGTCAATCTCCATGACCACGGCGCTCGTGTCTGCCAGCCGCAGAATAGCATAGGGGGTCAGGGGTCTCAGGGGGCtgtccccagcctccccaccctgccccatctCCCGCCTGCCTGACCTTGGCCCCTGAAGACAAAGCTGCGGTTCCCTCGCTGCCACGTCATGTGGTCAAAGCCCAGAAGTGTGGTGTCTACCCGAAGGTTCTGCCCACTCTTCCACACTTTGTAGGTGTCACTGGGGCAGATCTTGGACACCAGGGGCACTAGGTTGAAGAGAAGGTCAGAGGTGGCTTCAGTTTGTCTGGCCCACCACCCTCGGCCACCTCAGAGCATGGGGCTCAGGGTCAGGAGTGTGGCTGGGAAAGGGTAAGGGAACCGGTGGGagagcagcccctgccccagtTCCCCCCACAAATGCAGACCACAGTCACTCAGAAATGAACAACCTGAGGCTGGGGACAGGCATGACTCAGCCACCACCAAGTCCCTAGTATCCACCATTTAATTCACTCACTCAACCTTTCATCTAGtcttccaacaaatatttattaaacacctactgtgtgccaggcactggggatacaacatTGAACAGGATGGGacccctgccctcttggagctgACCTTCTAGTAAGGGGTGACAGGTAACAAACAAATGAGCCAGTCATTACAGAGTGAAGGAAATAATAGTGGAATCAATCAAGGCATTGTGGAAAGGCCTCAGGAAGAAGTAGCAATGAGCTGAGAGCTAAGAGGTGAGAAGGAGCCATGGGAGAGCGATGGGAAGAGTGCTCTAGGCAGGGAAGCAGCAAGTGCAgaagccctgaggtgggagagagccCAGAGAGGCCCCCGTCAGCCCCTCTTACCCCAGCTAGTGAACTCCCATTTCATCTCCACGTAGAAGTCCTGGGCCTGGAGGATGAAGAGGAGGGTGGCTAAGCTTGCGCTAGAGGTAGTGTTCAAAGACT
This region of Physeter macrocephalus isolate SW-GA chromosome 14, ASM283717v5, whole genome shotgun sequence genomic DNA includes:
- the ANKRD13B gene encoding ankyrin repeat domain-containing protein 13B isoform X2, with the translated sequence MIPANASSRKGPEGKYPLHYLVWHNRHRELEKEVRAGQVDIEQLDPRGRTPLHLATTLGHLECARVLLAHGADVGRENRSGWTVLQEAVSTRDLELVQLVLRYRDYQRVVKRLAGIPVLLEKLRKAQDFYVEMKWEFTSWVPLVSKICPSDTYKVWKSGQNLRVDTTLLGFDHMTWQRGNRSFVFRGQDTSAVVMEIDHDRRVVYTETLALAGQDRELLLAAAQPTEEQVLSRLTAPVVTTQLDTKNISFERNKTGILGWRSEKTEMVNGYEAKVYGASNVELITRTRTEHLSEQHKGKVKGCKTPLQSFLGIAEQHGGPQNGTLITQTLSQANPTAITAEEYFNPNFELGNRDMGRPMELTTKTQKFKAKLWLCEEHPLSLCEQVAPIIDLMAVSNALFAKLRDFITLRLPPGFPVKIEIPIFHILNARITFGNLNGCDEPVPLVRGSPSSETPSPGSDSSSVSSSSSTSETLSRPEPALTSPPHRALPREWPGGEVWSTLTHSPAPPASCRGCEISPALFEAPRGYSVLGGQREAATRDDDDDLLQFAIQQSLLEAGSEYDQVRPRGRTGPLDCGAATANWLTPASTQVTIWEALTNSKPGTHPMSYEGRRQDRSVPARPERVWRRLFPHLPYTCTENTRALSRCVWTLPHEHPSWPRGTVVPSSGTLLVSRWRLPPPPVPDSGVGEQYSKRGLRAFTDPRQTECQGWGSRRLGGWAA
- the ANKRD13B gene encoding ankyrin repeat domain-containing protein 13B isoform X1, producing MIPANASSRKGPEGKYPLHYLVWHNRHRELEKEVRAGQVDIEQLDPRGRTPLHLATTLGHLECARVLLAHGADVGRENRSGWTVLQEAVSTRDLELVQLVLRYRDYQRVVKRLAGIPVLLEKLRKVRASLSASPPQSLNTTSSASLATLLFILQAQDFYVEMKWEFTSWVPLVSKICPSDTYKVWKSGQNLRVDTTLLGFDHMTWQRGNRSFVFRGQDTSAVVMEIDHDRRVVYTETLALAGQDRELLLAAAQPTEEQVLSRLTAPVVTTQLDTKNISFERNKTGILGWRSEKTEMVNGYEAKVYGASNVELITRTRTEHLSEQHKGKVKGCKTPLQSFLGIAEQHGGPQNGTLITQTLSQANPTAITAEEYFNPNFELGNRDMGRPMELTTKTQKFKAKLWLCEEHPLSLCEQVAPIIDLMAVSNALFAKLRDFITLRLPPGFPVKIEIPIFHILNARITFGNLNGCDEPVPLVRGSPSSETPSPGSDSSSVSSSSSTSETLSRPEPALTSPPHRALPREWPGGEVWSTLTHSPAPPASCRGCEISPALFEAPRGYSVLGGQREAATRDDDDDLLQFAIQQSLLEAGSEYDQVRPRGRTGPLDCGAATANWLTPASTQVTIWEALTNSKPGTHPMSYEGRRQDRSVPARPERVWRRLFPHLPYTCTENTRALSRCVWTLPHEHPSWPRGTVVPSSGTLLVSRWRLPPPPVPDSGVGEQYSKRGLRAFTDPRQTECQGWGSRRLGGWAA
- the CORO6 gene encoding coronin-6, which translates into the protein MSRRVVRQSKFRHVFGQAAKADQAYEDIRVSKVTWDSSFCAVNPKFLAIIVEAGGGGAFIVLPLAKTGRVDKNYPLVTGHTAPVLDIDWCPHNDNVIASASDDTTIMVWQIPDYTPMRNITEPILTLEGHSKRVGILSWHPTARNVLLSAGGDNVIIIWNVGTGEVLLSLDDIHPDVIHSVCWNSNGRLLATTCKDKTLRIIDPRKGQVVAERFAAHEGMRPMRAVFTRQGHIFTTGFTRMSQRELGLWDPNNFEEPVALQEMDTSNGVLLPFYDPDSSIVYLCGKGDSSIRYFEITEEPPFVHYLNTFSSKEPQRGMGFMPKRGLDVSKCEIARFYKLHERKCEPIIMTVPRKSDLFQDDLYPDTPGPEPALEADEWLSGQDAEPVLISLRDGYMPPKHRELRVTKRNILDVRPPPGPRRSQSASDAPLSQHTLETLLEEIKALREQVQAQEQRITSLENMLCELVDGTD
- the ANKRD13B gene encoding ankyrin repeat domain-containing protein 13B isoform X3 encodes the protein MIPANASSRKGPEGKYPLHYLVWHNRHRELEKEVRAGQVDIEQLDPRGRTPLHLATTLGHLECARVLLAHGADVGRENRSGWTVLQEAVSTRDLELVQLVLRYRDYQRVVKRLAGIPVLLEKLRKAQDFYVEMKWEFTSWVPLVSKICPSDTYKVWKSGQNLRVDTTLLGFDHMTWQRGNRSFVFRGQDTSAVVMEIDHDRRVVYTETLALAGQDRELLLAAAQPTEEQVLSRLTAPVVTTQLDTKNISFERNKTGILGWRSEKTEMVNGYEAKVYGASNVELITRTRTEHLSEQHKGKVKGCKTPLQSFLGIAEQHGGPQNGTLITQTLSQANPTAITAEEYFNPNFELGNRDMGRPMELTTKTQKFKAKLWLCEEHPLSLCEQVAPIIDLMAVSNALFAKLRDFITLRLPPGFPVKIEIPIFHILNARITFGNLNGCDEPVPLVRGSPSSETPSPGSDSSSVSSSSSTTSCRGCEISPALFEAPRGYSVLGGQREAATRDDDDDLLQFAIQQSLLEAGSEYDQVTIWEALTNSKPGTHPMSYEGRRQDRSAPPTPQRQSTTPAGLASVPSPRPSPRPGQGGHVFRSYDEQLRLAMELSAQEQEERRRRARQEEEELERILRLSLTEQ
- the ANKRD13B gene encoding ankyrin repeat domain-containing protein 13B isoform X4 is translated as MKWEFTSWVPLVSKICPSDTYKVWKSGQNLRVDTTLLGFDHMTWQRGNRSFVFRGQDTSAVVMEIDHDRRVVYTETLALAGQDRELLLAAAQPTEEQVLSRLTAPVVTTQLDTKNISFERNKTGILGWRSEKTEMVNGYEAKVYGASNVELITRTRTEHLSEQHKGKVKGCKTPLQSFLGIAEQHGGPQNGTLITQTLSQANPTAITAEEYFNPNFELGNRDMGRPMELTTKTQKFKAKLWLCEEHPLSLCEQVAPIIDLMAVSNALFAKLRDFITLRLPPGFPVKIEIPIFHILNARITFGNLNGCDEPVPLVRGSPSSETPSPGSDSSSVSSSSSTSETLSRPEPALTSPPHRALPREWPGGEVWSTLTHSPAPPASCRGCEISPALFEAPRGYSVLGGQREAATRDDDDDLLQFAIQQSLLEAGSEYDQVRPRGRTGPLDCGAATANWLTPASTQVTIWEALTNSKPGTHPMSYEGRRQDRSVPARPERVWRRLFPHLPYTCTENTRALSRCVWTLPHEHPSWPRGTVVPSSGTLLVSRWRLPPPPVPDSGVGEQYSKRGLRAFTDPRQTECQGWGSRRLGGWAA